The sequence GTGTTGGCTAGACTACCAGTATCACCAATCTTTCTTCCTATCAGAATCCATAGCTCTTcctaaagaatagagaaaattTGCCACTGAGGAGCAAGGAAAGGGCATTTTCAATGTTTATTGCCAAATTTAATAAAATGGAAGTATATTTTTTTGCAAGAAGTTATATACATTTGTCTGGTGTCCCTTGCTGCATTGAAAAAGACCACAGACATAGGGTTTCACAGAGCACAGTTTTTCATTCCAGAGCAATCTAGTTCAAGGAACTCAGACACAGTTGCAGTCTGGGCAGCACATCAGTGGAACAAAACCCTCAGTGAGAGTGTTTTGGgaatacaaattaatttcagcGCATCTATACAGGGAAGAACTACAGAACTAATGAAAAATGTGTTGGGAAAGAGAAGTTGAGAAAATAAGACAAGATTTCTGTAACTTTTTAATTCAGGCATCAGGATATTTAGATCCTAGTCAGATGCTACCAGAAAAGGATTTGAAGTCGCCGCTATAATTTTGAAGGGTAGTTTAAGGTGTGCTGTTCTTTTCCACAGGTCACAGCACCAGATGCTAGGTTCAAAATGTGCCTTTTTTACATACAGAGGCCATTCTTACAGGACCATTCTTACATTCTTCCACAAGCAACTTCATGGCACATCAGCTGAGCAAACCAGCTGAAGAAACATTCATGGTCTGCAAGACAGTCATAATATACAATAGCAAGCAGAAACCAGTTGCATaattcctttgaaataaaagaatggatggacaataaaagaaaatgctttgacCTCTTAAATGctacataattttaaaacagaaatccaAAGTCAATACACAAAATGGCTCTGAAATTGTCTAGAACAAATTATGCCTCAGGAGAGTAGATGTGGACTTTTTAactcttttcatttctgtgaaagAGGAAAGTCTCTGGATCATCCCTACCTTTCTCTCTAGTACAGTTCTTCATAGTCCCATTCAGCTGAAGTTGCTCACGCAATAGGAGCCATGAAGAGCTCAGTTTTGACTGGTGCATTTAAATCTGACAGGTACTTTACTTTACAGGTATAGTGTGCAGTCCAGGCCAGTCTACTTCAACCCTTGTTATTGCAGGAACAAGGCTTTTGAGGAAAGATCTTTGGACTTTGACCCACTTGGGTGCCTCATCACTGCAGGTCTATTGCAAAGAGAATGAGATATTCTCTCACAGGAGCAGTGTGTAAACTGGTCACCACTGCACTGTTGTGAGTCCCATTTAGCTGAAAAGGGTCCCACCTTGCTGGAGGACAACAGGTCAAATGGATGCATGTGCCTGTGTAGGGTGAACCTTTAACCACACAGCTGGGAGATACTCCCTAGACTACAAGctattcctgcagctgctgccccttcTGCCTTTCCATCTTAAAACTGCCTTGTTTCTGTTCAAACTGCCTTCTACACTTGAGGCCATGGTCCATTGCAATATACTTGACAGCTCAGAAGGCAAAGGACTAGCCAGAATATTTGTCCCTGTCACTTCTAATGTTTGAATATGCCTTGAGTCTTCTTCCTTGTCAATCAAATTATCTAGTGGTGTGCTTCAACTCACCATATGTGAGCCACCTTGGCCCTTGTGCACCATCCACCTGAATCATATTTGCATCATCATAGACAGCCTGTAACTTGGTAGCTACAAAGATGTCCCATGAGTTGGTACAGGTGTTTTGTAACATCCAACTCACAGCATTAATGTTGTTAGCAAAAGACTTCTGAGCTGAATATATTCACTAATGAGAGAAATTTTTTGGTTTACAATAGAGAAGGAGCAGTCCTCTGCTTGAAGAGTGTGCTACTGCACAACCCAGGTCACTGTTTTTTGTtagcatttctattttttattggTCAAATGAATGATTAATGTAAAGCAAATTGCAGAGGCAACTAAATCATTCCACAAGTAAGTAAAAATCTTGATTATGATCAGCTGTCAGCATAGAATTGTAAGAATATGAGAGGTAGTGCCTAGTGAACTGGGCAACTTTAGATCTGTCATGGAGTCCAGTGAGGTTAAGCAAACCTTCCTGCTTCTTAGGAAAGAAGATGATGTATTGCCCtgtccagcacagctgtgcaagcagcacaaacacaaaagGATGTGTTTATCCACATATCCTTGTTTGACAATGCTTGGCCCAAGAAAGAGGTCAGCTAAGGCTCAGTTGTCCTTTAGTCTGCCAGGCATTTCATTGTGGTGCTGTCCCTAAACCAACAGACTCTTGGACATTTGGACCTTTACAAAAGGATATGAAGTCCAGGTCAGCTCACAGACCAAAGCCTCTCATCCAATCACAACATCTCACGCAGAGCTCAAGACTTAGTTCGCATCCATGCTGCTGTACTTTTGTCAGTGGGAAGGAGCATTTTGattgttttgtgtttgtcttgCTCAGAGTGAATGCCAGTGATTGTTCAGTTAGGTGCTACTGCAGACCTTGGTGCTGTAGATAATCAATGATGGTTTCTCTCTCACTTGTCCTGTAGGACCATGTCCTTCCCCCAGTCTGAAGAAACTTCAGGTGTCTGGTCAAGCTCCTTCAGACAGGAGCTCTTAGCCCACCTGCTGTCTTTCATTGGTAGCCCTGTGCCATCCTGAAGTGTTGGGCATCTTTGCTTGCAGTGCTGCCTTGGTCACCCACAGACTCTGACAGGGCTGTGCATACCTCAGTGTTGGCAGAGTGAATTTCTCCAGTGAAGGCATCTTCAGAAGGGTCCCGTAATGGATTTGGTCACAAGTCACTCATCCTTACTGCATCTGCCTAGCAGTGCACACAGCGTCCAAGGTCTGCAGCTGTACAGGTTCTGgaccagcacacacagctgtcCCTTTATCAGTCGCCACAGCACACATGAAGTCCCTTGTTCATCCCTCAAGTCCATGGAatcagccagcagccagggtggCCCTGGGAATGGCCTCACAGGCTCCTAAGGAGGCAGCAGGGTAACGGGGGCCTTAGAGCCAGCACATACACAGGGCAGGAAGGATGGCAGCTGGCATTGGCACAACATTTGGCATTGGCTGTGCCACGTGGGAGCTTAGTTACCAGCATCCCTCTCCACAGAGAAGCCTGTTTGTGGCAGCCTGTGGCTAACACTGCCCACATCACCATGCCTGCTACATTACCTCCCATCACTCACAGTCTGCCCAGCATGTCCTTTATCTTAGCACATACTCCCAGGAAAAATAGCAGTTTTCTTTTGTACAAAATAGGATAAACTAGTATATTGGTTCCTTTCAACACAGACAACCTTCCACAAAGCCTTCCTCTCCTCTGAGTAGCAGCCTACTGAGATTCTTGGCAATattcctgcctcctgcaggAAAAGACTGTACAGAAAAGGTAAAGTATCACTGCACAAAGGTCCATGCCATCATGTTGGCTTTGCAAAAAAGAACTGGGAGGCCTGGCAGACACTGAGCTGACCCTGAGTCAGCAGTGTGTCCTTGTGGCAAGTAAAGTCAACAGCACAAGGGGATGCCTTAGAaaaagcactgccagcaggtaGTGGGAGGCTTTCCTGCCCCTCTACCCAGCACTGGTGGGACCACAGATGGAATGCTCTGTCTGGCTCTGGGCTTTCCATTCCAAAAGAGATGGGCATGTCCTGGGGAATGGGACCAGAGAAGATAAGTAAGTGCTTAAAGTATCTGTCATGAGAGGAGAGGCTCGGAGACATGGGACTTGTTaccctggagaggagaaagtGCAGGGGGTTTCATCCATGTGCATAACCTTCTTGATGGGAGGGTAAAAAGATGCAGCTAGACTTTCTCCTGTAAACAGACAAGAGAGAAAGAACATGACCTGAAATAgcagaaattacatttaaacataaaaaaatacattttcatttggaTAGGGAGGTAAATCCAGGTTGCCCaaagaggctgtggagtctccatccttggaaataTTCAAAACCCAGAAGGACGTGATCCCAAGTAACCTGCTGTAGCTGACCCTGATGGAAAGGTGGAGcttggaataaaaaataagcaGAGGTCACTTCCAGTCTCAGCTGTTCTCTGCTTCCATACTATATCTAGAGGAAGATCTCAAGGGAGGTGGAGAGAGCAGGGTTATTACACATTAATGTGCAAAGAAAGAACAGCAGTGTGGATGAGGTACTTGGAATGGGAGTGTATGGCACGTTTCACAGACAAGTATTGTTTCCATGCTGCATGGAGAGAAATGTTGCCTCATAGTGGCAGACCCTTGGATGTCTCTTTGTACTTTCTGGACTGGTGCAATTTGTACCACTAGATGCAGAAAGCTTCAGATTTTGTCTTGTTACCTGCTAAGCCTTATTTCTCGTCCTGCACAGCAGTCTGTATGAGAAAAAGGGTCTCAGTTCTCCAGAAAACACATTTGGAAGGCTGTGACAAAAATGCCAGTCACAACAAGGATGTTTTcaaggtttatttatttttgctttttttaaatgaaaatgttttggaacattttaatattgttaaaagcaaatattaaagCAAATTACAAGTTTATTACAGTATTTCTGAATTAGCTCTTTTTACTGCctcctgtcttttctttttggaaaggAGAAGCTTTGTACTTGCCTCTGAGTCATGGCCCCTTTACTTTTCTCCCATTCCTTCATTTTGACCATTATTGCTGTTCAGGAAACAACATTGGCCACTGAGGCATATCTTTGTACTTTGAGCATTTTCTGGTTTAATTATCATAGGAAGGAAAGTTTTCAAATGTAACCCTTTTGAAGTCTTCTTATTGTTTAAGTGTACAGACTTTTAAATTTAACAGACTAGATCAAGTGCTTCTGGCTACAAGAGATGCAGAATGTGATTAAACTGCTTATGGCAAGCCTtgagattttgaaattttgcaTCTCTTGGAACAGTTTAGACCACTGCTTTAATTTCTGAggaaaactaattaaaatttaCTTGGTGAAATAGCTGTCTTTACCTCTGGAGAAGACCTGAGTCTATATCACAAATATCCTGATGATATTCAAATAATGTGGATGTCAGACAGGTAGCACCACCTTCTTTCCTCTACAGATCTGCTTTTATCATGCCACACTGTATTTTAATGTGgaaatagaatcatagaatcatagaatgtccTGAATTGGAAGGATCAGGATCATGAAGTCCAACTTCTGGCCCTGCATACAGCAGCCCCAAGAATCACAGCACGTACCCAAAATcgttgtccaaacacttcttgaactttATCAGGCTGGTGCTATGACctcttccctggggagcctgttccagtgcccaaacaccctctgggtgaaaagtCTTTTCCTAGTATCTAAGCTAAGCCTACCCTGACACAGATTCCTGATATTCCCTCAGGGCCTGTTATGAGTCACCAGAGAGGAGATAAGTTCCTGGTCCTCTGCTTCCCCacctgaggaagctgcagactgCAGTAAGATCTCTCTCTCAatctcttcttctccaggctgaacaaaccaaaaTCCTAGCTGCTCCTTCTATTTCTTCCCCTCAAGGCTCTTTACCATCCTCATGGCCCTTCTTTGGATACTCCCCAAtaatttattgtcttttttatACTGTGGttcccaaaactgcccccagcactggaggtgaggctgccccagctcagagcagggcaggacaatcccctcccttgcctgcctggccatgctgtgcctgatgccccccaggacaggcttggccctcctggctgccagggcactgctggctcgtgttcaacttgccatcaaccaggacccccagggtCCTAACCCTAACCCATTGACCAGGATCCCACAGGTCCCTTTCCGTGGGGCTTCTCTCCAGAAACCTATTCCCCAGTCTATATGTACATTCAGGGTTTCCCTGTCCCTTATTATTGAAATAGCTGATATTAGCAACAGAGTACCTCCTCTCAAAACTCTCAGTGGGGAAATGCTTTGCCTAAGGGTTGTCCATCTACTTATTCTTTCCTATGCCCTTTGAGTTATATGATTTTTTGATGATTTCATAATCTCAAATGGTAGAGTCGCTGGAACagtttttccttgaaatatttATCCAACTAATAGTGCATCTTTAATACCTGTTGGAATGATATCAAAGACTACATAAGAACAACTTAATATTTCAGTGGGCTATTTCTTGGTAATCAGTATTACAGAGAGGAATCAAACTATAGATGTGTGCATTCATTTCTTTCATAAATGGGTAACTTCATATCTACATAACTTTATTCATTCTAAAAACTGGAGGATTCTGTACTAAATCCCATTTTACTCACAACAGTTACCaatgtaataatattttaaggGTTAGCCACccagaaaattaagaaaattcagATAATTTCATGACCAGGATTTGTAACTTTCTTTTATTatgttaagaaagaaaaaatcaattatGTGCATCAAAATCAGTAATATATTATTAGAATGAAAACAGGTCATAATATTGTGCCAATGGAACCATACATGGAGATGCTAGTGGGCACATCgggaaaaaagacagagaaaattaGGATTCTCATGTATTTCTTGAAAACAAGAGATGTAGTCTTGAGCTACCATAGGAACAAAGAAGCCCACCTACATTCATGGAATAATAATGCTCTTGAGTTTTGAACAACTGAGAACTTTCCAGGAACAAATTGAAGTTTATTTGCTAAGCAAGATCAACAGAGACAGGAATTActtaaaagctgtgttttttaACAAAACTCCTATGGAGAAATCAGATTCTTTAACATCACTTTCAGGATGTTCTCAAATTTAAAGTGACTTCCAGTGTTTTAAACAAGAATTCAGATAACTTTTGCTTGGCAGTTGAGTCCTGGATCATCCAATATCCATGTTTCAGGCTTTGAAGCTATACTCTGTGACAAGACATAACCAAAGTTAGATCCCCTTGAACATTCTGAAGTGGAAGGGAAACACTCCATGACTCTGGAGAGCCTCTGGAAGAAATTCAGTATTACATGAGGTACTCATGGTGAGAGGACAGCTCTGGTCATAGTGGATATGTGCACCATTTCCCAACagataagtaaaaaaaaaaaattacataggCACCAATTAACACCCTGCATAGCAGAATCTTGTCCACAAGCATCTTCTCCAGACTGGGGATTTCAAAGCCAGTGTTCTGGGAACTGCATGGGTTTGTTAGCAGGACAGTAGGGAATGGCATGAGCATAGCCCATGGCTTTCCATGTAATGGAATACCAAAGACTTGGAGCCCTGTCTGCAATTCCTTCCTCAAGTGAAAATCATGTGAGGGCCTCTATTCTCTGAGGGCTTATTCTTTAGTTGGCTCAATCCACAGTAAACCAATCTGAGAAGGTAAAGGAGCAAACACACTGCTGTTTCCTCACCCGCAGGTGTGTCTTTGCTATGGAAGCTTCAGGAAAGGGCACAACTTAGAGTAGCCTTTTCACATGCAGAAAATATTGAAGAGATGAGATTATACTACAATGCTAGAGTAAAGTGGGTCTGTTTCTTAGGGGTAGGTAAGCATTATTTCCAGCCCTTTTCTCTTTAGGGATAACAATATCTACCAAAGAAGAGGATCAGGTTGCTTGGATTGTGTTTGATCAAGAAAAGGAATGGGTGGTCAGCCCTAAACTCTTCAAACTCAGAGGAATATTGGATGTCTTCTGTGTCATCTGCTGAGCCAGTGCCCTCCTCAGTGCCCTCTTCAGTGACTTCCATGTATGCCTCGTGGATGGCCTCAGATACCCTCAGGctctctgctgcagagatgCCAGAGAGGTTGGCAGAGGGGCTGAACAGGTCGGTCATACCCAAGGATGTCAGGACAGATGTGAGGTTATATTTCTCCTCAATCTTCATGCGTGGGAGGTACACTTTTACTCTCTTCTTTTCCATCACCTCGGAACTGGTCCACTCAGCAAGTTTTTCAAAGCTGATTTTGTTCTCAAGCTGCAAAGAGAGGCAGGGAATGAAACACATGGGATGCAAATCCAACTTCTTTCTACCAGTCATTTCTGCAAAGGCTATCATAAAAGTAAAACTCCAACCAGAATGGTTCCTGAAGCTCATCCTATTGGCATCCTTCTGCTATTTTATTAATTGCCTCTCCAGTACCTGCCTGTGTCACTCTccttttattcatattttttccaacTTAACACATCCCTCTTTGTCCAAGTAATCTTGTGTCTCATGAGGCACAACCCAACAGTTTCACAGCCTAGCAAATTAGTCAGCTTGTGAAAGACTGCAAAAACAAGACCATGGAAATTTACCTACAACTGGTAGCACCTAACAAATGCAAACTGTACTACATCTGTAATAACtctattttataatttaaaaatattactgaaatatGAGTCATTGTTCATATATTTTAGACTgcattgatttttctcctttcttgaGTACAGATGGGTAATTTTATAACATTCCTTATATATACattttctgcagggctgcagcagggcttcTACACTGCTTTACCTACATTTACCTCAGGACTCTCCTAAGAGGCACCTGGGCAGATTTTGtgctcccctgcctgcccagcacacccATGGGGTGGGCAGCTGCAATGTCCATGGGCAGCAAAAGGTCTGACAGCAGCCAAGCTCCACTGAAGTCACAGCCCTTCTGCCAGGGCCATACCTGTGCCAGGCCAGAGATGTcatcaggcagcagcaccaacagGCTCAGCTCTCCACTGGCGTATGGAAGCTCCAGGACCTTGATTTTGTCTTCAGCCACTCTTCCCACTCTGAAGGTGCTGTTCTGACGCATCATTTGCACAGGTCTGCTCTCttgctgcaaaaacaaaaatgtgagGTGATGTAATGTGGGAGCAATCTTTTTCTTTGGTCAGACAAATGTACAGAGCCTTTGAAAGGACAAGACTCAATTTTCAATCATGCTGCCTTTGGAAAAGAGCTGTGTCTCCGTTTTTGTCTCATCTGCTGGTTTGTTCTGTCAGACACAGCTGTCACAAATCTGACAGTGAGGCCCCAGGTAAATCACCCAGCCAATGACAATAGAACTGTAAATAGAATAAATACACATCTGGCCAGAAACTGTGTCTGTGCCCCCCACCTCTGTCACATTGAAGGGCACTTCCTCAGTGTGTTCTTCTTTAAATGGGGTCTTCCATTTCCCTTTGAAGTAAATGGCATTCACAAGGACCAGCACAGTCTGAGGATTAACAGAGCTTGGTTCAAGGAAATCCTGGATCTGtcctttaagaaaaaagtaGGGCACAGAGTAGTAAGTTTCATAGCAGTAGTTTTAGAAGTCAATCGATATACTGCTCCTTCACTTgacttttccttctccaaaacTCTGCACATTGAATTAAGGTTCATGAGGATGATTTAATAATACACTGAAAGACTGGCAACTGGCCAGACATTTCTGCAAGAAGACAGGTAGGTTCAAGAGTGCTATAGATTCCCAGGAACATTTCTAACcagcacttggaaaaaaataaatatttctatagaaaagaaggaaagagaaagggaagaaccAACACAGATTTTCTCAGTATGTTTGTTTCTCACAATTCACTCTAAGTTTTTCCTCCCACCTCAACACAATAAATGCACACAAGcttctgaataatttatttcccaTCATCAGTTTAGTATGCATTACCTTCTCCCCTGGAAGCCCACTTCTTACCTACCCAGCACATCCTTGTAAAAATATGCCAATATTCTAGAGAAGCTGGGAGTAACCTTGCATGAGTTAATTTCTCCAGATGCAAAAAGAGTGTATATAAAATGTACATATTAAGTGTGCATATCATGGCACCTCTGCCTTTGCCAGATGTATTTAAAACACTCTGTCACTGCCACACAGGTGCAATAGAGTCATCcctttccacagaaaatatcCACTAATGGGGACAGGAAGAGGAAATTTCTCCTCTAATGTTTAGTCCTTTCAGAAATTGCTAAAATACAGTTGTCAGAGAGAAGTATATCTCATAGTCTTGTCTGACTTACCCTTTGTCTGATTCTTCACCCAGGAATTAATGCGCTGTCTGGCTTGATTTGATGCTGTTTTGAAGTTGACCGTTTCTAGACGAGATCTGTACAGCTTCTTCACACATTTTAAGTAGATCTGTAAAGACACCAATTAATTATAGCCAGTGaactattaattttttaaaaacaatatggaagtgaaataaaatatggcTAATAAGATTTTTATAGTGATGTCATGGTTAAGGTGTTCTCATTGCTTACTTCCTGAAAGAATTTGCTAAATCTGGaccagaaaaattattttgtttcatgaCAATTTCAGATCTGACATCTTTACTACATGACCAGTTAAGaacatgtattaaaaatatttaagaatttctggaaaaaagcCTGACCCAAACCCCCTGGTTTTAGGTTAATTTTAGACTGTTTTATCATCTTTAAGTCCACTTCcttttttcaaagcattttccttatttttaaagataagaaGTTCCTTTTATTTAGAATATGTTCCTTTTATTTAGAATATTTGTatcttttgctttgaaaatgtgaaagatTTTGACACTttcaaaatttggattttgagGTGAGCTTTCAAGTGAAGAAATATaccaaaatcaaattattttctgaaaaaaactccaacaatcagttaaaatgaaatgctttggGGGAGCAAGTGGGGAGTGAGGAGTTATATTAccaataattttgtttattacTACATTCATTTTTTTAGTAGAGCCATATTTTTGCCTcaaattgttttccattttagaCTGTTGCCAGGACCATGGCAAAGGGAAAAACCATGTAAATCCACACCAATAGGGACTATTGGATAGTGACTATTGGTCACCTACTCTGGCCAGTCCTCTGGGATTACAGAATTTTACAGGGTTTAGCAAGAGATCACTTACCGGTAGGATCTGACTTGTCTTTTCAGCATAGAGTCTGTTGGCAATGTGCAGTGAATAATTGGCTTCTGGTGCAGTGATATCAGAGAGAATTTCTTTAAACAGTAGGTGGATATTCATCGACTTGCCGCACTGATTTGTTGatcagaagacagaaaagtaCAGATTGTTAGGTTATTTTATGAGAAAGAGTATTATTTATAAGGTACAAATAATGTGGGAAACAAACAGCGTTTGAACATTTGCAAGTGAACACGTAATAGAGTCTAAGAGTTCCATGGGAGGGGTGTTCAGTATAAGCAGCTGATGATGTATAATTCATTCACAGCCTATTATGCCACTAATTCTAGAGGTTAGTTATTGAAATTGGTGACTTTTCATAGGTACAAAGCAAAGCACTCCTTGCCTGTTCATGGCATTTTTTTGCAGAAGCTACAGATGGAAGAAGAGAGCTAGATGGCAAGGGAGTCAGGAAGTGTTTTGTTATACAGTGAAAAAATGAATCACCTGTCTCTAGTTCCAAGAATGGTGACACAGGCTAAAAGCATGTAAGAAAACTGCGCAATGATAAACAGTAGGTGCGactgtattttttcagaataattgtGTTGAACAGCTGCTTTCTAAATGCTTACTGAGTCCCTAAATGCCCTAGCTTTAGATACTgcctttgttaaaaaaaaaagtctcatttttttttaagtcccaCCTTGTGTTTTGGATCCCAAGTGGGGACACACCGGGCTCCATGGCTTTTGTTATCTTTACAGAGGCAGCAAATTAACATGGACAGAAGCATACAGGTATCAAGGTACAGGGGCCCCTCATGGTTTTCTTGGGGTAGCAGTGGGAATTGGAGGCTGGAATAGTCCCTGCATCTTTGTAAGAGTGTGGTTACTTTCCATCCTTTGGGGATTCTGGGCTCTTTTCTGCTGTCCCACTTTGGAGTCTCAGCTTCAAGTCTGCCTACTGTACCCTGGCTTCAGGTACTGAGACCCTTGCAAGGGCTGTAGGTCAGCAGCGCTTGCAGGTGTGGAGTTCATTTACACCAAAATGTATTCTGGTGCCCAAAGCACCCTATCCTTCCTGTCACTTGCAATATGGGCAGCCTGTCTTCTTTTTCTGGTGGTGTTTTagagtttggttttgttgattttgggtgggttttatttgtttgattttgttggTGGTTGTTTGCTTGgcatttgttttgctgctgttgttctttggggtttggtagtttgttgtatttttttttaacttacatCTCTTAAATTAAGAGAATTAGCAAAGGTTTGGCAAGGTGTTGAAACTGCTAAAAACACAATCAGAACAGTCTATTCTCAGGAAAAGGATGTGAAAGAGAAATCAATGTACCTTAGATTTCTGTACCTTGGTCTGGATACTTCCGAGTCCTGCAATTTTGTCAAAGTGAAGAACCTGCAGTGGAAAGTAAAAATTAGGTATGTGAAGTCCACTGTCAATTGCTGATATTTGTGCTAAAACTATAGGTTTTCACTAACCAAGGATGAACTGAGAAATTCCATGTGAGCTTTAAACCAGGCACCGCACTGAAAATTTGTGATTGTGATCTTCAGCTTAgatcctttcttttccagttaATGGCATTGTCCATAAATCAGCTACAGCCTTACAGCATTGTATTTATAACTATGACTcttgttttccatatttttcatcttttgtaTGTCTCAAGTTGTCCTATTCAGCTGGAAGGAATCAGGTCTCTGAGATAATATAAGCTGAAGAAAGAGACCTGCCTTAACCATCCTCCAAAACTGCTCTTTCTTAATGAAAACTAGAGGTTGTTCTTGCCCTTCATGGGGAAATGCAATAACTGAAAAGTAGCTCCAGAGTTTGGAAAGCCATTTTTTTGCTACGCAGGTTTGGAAGATATAAATGGATAATCTGCTGTCTCTTTGAAAGGGATCAAAGAGAGTTTGTGCCCATTTATGTAACTTACCTTCTCCATCTGATACTCAGTGTTATTTCTTGCTCCCAGATAGACCATGGCCAAGGCTGCAATCATGCTCAGGGGGCAATAAAAGATGTTGTCATTGGGGTGGTGAAGTTTCACCTCTTTGAATAcatcaaaacaaaattctgcatttgcTGCACTGATGGAGCCCATTGTGAAATCAGCGTTTcctaaagcaaacagaaatatcACTTTACGGTCACAAGATGTAGTGCTTGTTTTAAAGAGCATTGCCATTTGCCCAGAAACTGCCAGTTCATTGCTGGTTTTGTGATGCTGAACCAGTGAATGAAATGAAGCCTACAAATTCCGtgatcattaaaaatattgtaaCTCCTGATCCATTCACATATGAAcacatgtttgttttctttcaacaaGATCCTATCAGCAAGATAGTACCTTGTCCTTGCCTTTTAGGAAATAGAAAGTTTCATCCACCCTTCTATATGATAAATATAACATTGAATGAGTTTCCCTATGGCCATCCAGAGGGCTCAGAATGGTGTTTGAGGCAATGCAAACATAgtatttcatttcttctgtggCTGCTCTCCATCTTTAAATCAAAT comes from Camarhynchus parvulus chromosome 2, STF_HiC, whole genome shotgun sequence and encodes:
- the LOC115901383 gene encoding ovalbumin-like, yielding MGSISAANAEFCFDVFKEVKLHHPNDNIFYCPLSMIAALAMVYLGARNNTEYQMEKVLHFDKIAGLGSIQTKCGKSMNIHLLFKEILSDITAPEANYSLHIANRLYAEKTSQILPIYLKCVKKLYRSRLETVNFKTASNQARQRINSWVKNQTKGQIQDFLEPSSVNPQTVLVLVNAIYFKGKWKTPFKEEHTEEVPFNVTEQESRPVQMMRQNSTFRVGRVAEDKIKVLELPYASGELSLLVLLPDDISGLAQLENKISFEKLAEWTSSEVMEKKRVKVYLPRMKIEEKYNLTSVLTSLGMTDLFSPSANLSGISAAESLRVSEAIHEAYMEVTEEGTEEGTGSADDTEDIQYSSEFEEFRADHPFLFLIKHNPSNLILFFGRYCYP